CAAGCATCAAAAGACCAAAGCTAAGTGCAAATAGACTAAATTGCTTGTAGCGCAAAGATACTAGCAAGATTTTGTGAATTCCTAGAATAAATTCTAGGAATTCTAGATTTTATTCTAGGAATTCTAGAATTCCCTAGATTTTTCTGCCCCAGAATTCCCAAAATCTCTCAAATGCTCTTTATATAGCCTTCTAAAAGCTTTTTAAGCTTAGTATTTAGTGGCTTTGGCTCTATGATTTTGACATAAGGAATCCATGCCTTTACTAGATTTAGCAGCTCATCATCAAAGGCAAACTTTACCTCAATAAGAATGCCCCGCTCATCATCGCTTAGCCTTTTAAACTCGCCAAAGGCTTTTTTGCGCTCAAAATACGCTCTTGCAACCGGTAAAATCAAAATTTGCGCCTTTTGCAAGCTTTGGTTATACCATTCCCTATAATTT
This DNA window, taken from Campylobacter magnus, encodes the following:
- a CDS encoding WCX domain-containing protein — encoded protein: MILPVARAYFERKKAFGEFKRLSDDERGILIEVKFAFDDELLNLVKAWIPYVKIIEPKPLNTKLKKLLEGYIKSI